Within the Solwaraspora sp. WMMA2056 genome, the region CGTCCGCTAGGTCCAGCGACAGCAGGAACGGCACGTCCTCCCCGGCGCGGTGCACGTGCGCCTGGACGACCGGCCACAGATGCGTCGTGCCCATCCGTTCCAGGGCGGAGTACAGCAGGTCGAAGGTGCCGTCCGGGCCGGTCACGTTCAGATAGAACCACGCCTTGAACCGAATCGGGGCGCCCGCCCGAACCTCGGCGCCGTACATGGAGACGTGCGGGCCGTGCGCGTCGTCGGGCAGGAGCCGGTCCGCGAGGGCCGACCACCGGGTCGCGCCGGCGCCGTACCGCCCGGCCAGCAGCGGCATGATGGCCCGCGCCGCGACGGGGTCACGGGCCGGCAAGCCCGCGGTCAGCGGCTCCACGGCGAACTGGAGTGCGGGCGCGAGCCCGCCGAGGTCGACCGCGTACTCCACGGGCGACCCGTCGGGCGACACGTCCGACAGGGGTAGATCGTGGGGGCGGGCGGCGCCCCAGTGGTCGGTCATGGCCCGGAACGCCGCGACGAATTCCGTACCGCTGGCTCCCAGTTGCAGGGTCCGTGCCGTGTTCTCCAATGTTCTGGCGCAGGCGTCTCGGACCGTCGTCAACTCCTCGGTCAACCCCGGTTCTCCTTGTCAGAATCCACGTCGAGGCGCGGGGGTGGCTCAGCGCCACGCGTCCAGATGAAGGTCTGCGACACGTCCCGTCTCGGCGACGCGTCCGAACACGGCCGGGAACCACACCGAGAACTCCAGCCGATCCCGCATGTCACGCAGTTGGCCGGGTGCGACCAGCGTCCACTCCGCGACCTCCGCGGGATCGGGTCGCGGCTCGTCCCAGAATCGGCCCACGAACACGTGGTTGTACTCGCGCTCGATCAGGCCCGACTTCGGGTCCGGCAACTCGTACAGCACGGTCCCGGCGGCCGCGAGACCGACCGGCGTCGTGCCCAGCTCCTCCCGGACCCGACGGGCGGCCGCAGCGTCCGGCGCCTCCCCGGGGAAGGGGTGGCCGCAGCAGGTGTTGGACCACACACCCGGCGAGTGGTACTTGCCCAGCGCCCGCCGCTGTAGTAGCAGGCGCCCCTCGTCGTCGAAGAGGAACACGGAGAACGCCCGGTGCAGATGGCCGGGACTCGTGTGGGCGGTCAGCTTGTCGAGCACCCCGACGGTCTGTCCTGTGGTGTCCACTAGCTCGAGCAGGTCCCGCCCGGGTTCCGGGGCGTCCGTCCCGCTCACGTCGTTGGTTGCGAGCAAGGCTCAGGACTCCTCAGCCATGGCGCGAACAAGGCTCCGCGGGCGCATGTCGGTCCAGTTCTGCTCGACGTAGTCGAGGCACGCCTGATGGCTGTCCTCGGGGTGGGCGACGGTCCACCCTGCCGGCACGTCGATCGCCGCTGGCCACATCGAGTACTGACCCTCGTCGTTGACCAGCACCAGGAACCGGCCCTCGGTGTCGTCGAATGGGTTACCCATCAGTTCTCCTCCTTGGTCGTGGCGTTGCCGGCGATGACGGCCCGCAGGTGCTGCTCGAGAATCGGGCCGATCACCTGGAGCGCCTCCGGCGCCATGATCGTGCTGTGACTGGTCGCAATCGGGTGGTAGGTGATCTCGCCGACGAACTCCCGCCAAACCTCGGGGTCGAGCACCCGCTCCCGTTCCTGGGCCGCGCCGAAGATCAGCATGTCGGCCTCGACCCGTTCCGTGCGGTGCCTGGTAGCGATCGAGATGTTGCGGTGCAAAATCGCCATGAGTAGCTGGAACTCCTCCTCGGCGACGTTGCCCAGGACC harbors:
- a CDS encoding tryptophan dimethylallyltransferase family protein produces the protein MTEELTTVRDACARTLENTARTLQLGASGTEFVAAFRAMTDHWGAARPHDLPLSDVSPDGSPVEYAVDLGGLAPALQFAVEPLTAGLPARDPVAARAIMPLLAGRYGAGATRWSALADRLLPDDAHGPHVSMYGAEVRAGAPIRFKAWFYLNVTGPDGTFDLLYSALERMGTTHLWPVVQAHVHRAGEDVPFLLSLDLADDPAARVKVYFRHFMADVEEVAAVLKAYPGFEPGEVRAFCKVMIDGRRRFSDQPAVTCVSLFDAQNFDRAAATLYVPLWTYAEHDGEIRQRVHRALAAWPEALHRYNSVLAGIAHRGLDAGTGIHNYISWQPGRTRPRVKVYLSPEMHDVTPPPLGVSQQHHLSGQTTARGRTE
- the idi gene encoding isopentenyl-diphosphate Delta-isomerase, whose amino-acid sequence is MSGTDAPEPGRDLLELVDTTGQTVGVLDKLTAHTSPGHLHRAFSVFLFDDEGRLLLQRRALGKYHSPGVWSNTCCGHPFPGEAPDAAAARRVREELGTTPVGLAAAGTVLYELPDPKSGLIEREYNHVFVGRFWDEPRPDPAEVAEWTLVAPGQLRDMRDRLEFSVWFPAVFGRVAETGRVADLHLDAWR
- a CDS encoding MbtH family protein, producing MGNPFDDTEGRFLVLVNDEGQYSMWPAAIDVPAGWTVAHPEDSHQACLDYVEQNWTDMRPRSLVRAMAEES